One Labrus mixtus chromosome 12, fLabMix1.1, whole genome shotgun sequence DNA segment encodes these proteins:
- the snw1 gene encoding SNW domain-containing protein 1 isoform X2, producing MSLTTFLPAPTQLSQDQLEAEERLRAQKSYSTALVSSRREPPPYGHRKGWVPRTFEDFGDGGAFPEIHVAQFPLEMGRKKKTSNALAVQVDAEGKIKYDSIARQGQGKDKVVFSKYTDLLPKEVLNEDIPELQKPDEEAVKELTEKTRAALDKQVSQKIAAAMPVRAADKQAPAQYIRYTPSQQGVAFNSGAKQRVIRMVEMQKDPMEPPRFKINKKIPRGPPSPPAPVMHSPSRKMTVKEQQEWKIPPCISNWKNAKGYTIPLDKRLAADGRGLQTVHINENFAKLAEALYIADRKAREAVEMRAQVEKKMAQKEKEKKEEKLRELAQMARDRRAGIKSHGDKAGGEDGEARERDEIRHDRRKERQHDRNISRAAPDKRSKLQRDQDRDISELIALGMPNPRSASEAQYDQRLFNQSKGMDSGFAGGEDDTYNVYDQPFRGGRDMASNIYRPSKNIDKDTYTDDFETLMQNNRFVPDKEFSGADHAQRREGPVQFEEDPFGLDKFLEEAKQHGGSKRPSTSGRSKDDYHDKKRRKE from the exons atgtcTCTGACGAC CTTTTTACCGGCGCCGACCCAGCTGTCCCAGGACCAgctggaggcagaggagaggctCCGAGCTCAGAAGTCCTACTCCACCGCCCTGGTGTCGTCCCGGAGAGAGCCCCCTCCTTACGGACACAGGAAAGGCTGGGTGCCTCGCACATTTGAG GACTTTGGAGATGGAGGTGCTTTCCCAGAGATCCATGTGGCCCAGTTTCCTCTGGAGATgggcaggaagaagaagacatcAAATGCCCTTGCGGTTCAGGTGGATGCAGAAGGAAAGATCAAATATGACTCGATTGCCAGACAAGGACAAGGCAAGGATAAG GTGGTCTTCAGTAAGTACACAGACCTTCTTCCAAAGGAAGTTTTGAATGAAGACATTCCAGAACTTCAGAAGCCTGATGAGGAGGCTGTCAAAGAG CTCACAGAAAAGACTCGGGCTGCTCTGGATAAGCAAGTGTCTCAGAAGATTGCTGCTGCTATGCCAGTAAGAGCAGCCGACAAACAAGCTCCAGCACAGTACATCAG aTACACACCGTCCCAACAGGGAGTGGCATTTAACTCGGGGGCCAAACAGAGGGTAATTCGTATGGTAGAAATGCAGAAAGATCCCATGGAACCTCCACGTTTCAA GATCAATAAAAAGATTCCTCGGGGACCTCCTTCTCCCCCTGCCCCTGTTATGCATTCCCCAAGCAGAAAG ATGACAGTCaaggagcagcaggagtggaAGATTCCTCCATGCATCTCCAACTGGAAGAATGCAAAG GGTTACACTATTCCTCTTGACAAACGTCTGGCTGCTGATGGCAGGGGGCTGCAAACAGTTCACATCAATGAAAACTTTGCCAAGCTGGCTGAGGCGCTCTACATCGCTGATAGAAAG GCCAGAGAGGCAGTGGAGATGAGAGCTCAGGTTGAGAAGAAGATGGCCcaaaaggagaaggaaaagaaggaggaaaaacTGAGGGAACTGGCCCAGATGGCTCGAGATCGCAGGGCAGGGATCAAAAGCCATGGGGACAAAG CAGGTGGTGAGGACGGTGAGGCCAGAGAGCGTGACGAGATCCGCCATgacagaaggaaagagagacagcacGACAGGAACATTTCCAGGGCTGCTCCTGATAAGAG GTCGAAGCTGCAGAGAGATCAGGACAGGGACATCAGTGAGCTCATCGCTCTGGGCATGCCCAACCCTCGTTCTGCCAGTGAGGCCCAATACGACCAGAGACTCTTCAACCAGAGCAAG GGTATGGATAGTGGTTTTGCAGGTGGTGAGGACGACACATACAACGTGTATGACCAGCCGTTTCGCGGCGGCAGAGACATGGCTTCAAACATCTACAGACCCAGCAAGAATATCGATAAGGACACCTACACAGATGACTTTGAGACACTCATGCAAAACAACAG ATTTGTACCAGACAAAGAGTTCTCCGGTGCCGACCATGCACAGAGGCGAGAAGGTCCGGTGCAGTTCGAGGAGGATCCCTTCGGTCTCGACAAGTTCTTGGAGGAGGCCAAGCAGCACGGCGGCTCCAAGAGGCCTTCCACCAGCGGCCGCTCAAAAGACGACTACCACGACAAGAAACGCAGGAAGGAGTGA
- the snw1 gene encoding SNW domain-containing protein 1 isoform X1 produces the protein MSLTTFLPAPTQLSQDQLEAEERLRAQKSYSTALVSSRREPPPYGHRKGWVPRTFEDFGDGGAFPEIHVAQFPLEMGRKKKTSNALAVQVDAEGKIKYDSIARQGQGKDKVVFSKYTDLLPKEVLNEDIPELQKPDEEAVKELTEKTRAALDKQVSQKIAAAMPVRAADKQAPAQYIRYTPSQQGVAFNSGAKQRVIRMVEMQKDPMEPPRFKINKKIPRGPPSPPAPVMHSPSRKMTVKEQQEWKIPPCISNWKNAKGYTIPLDKRLAADGRGLQTVHINENFAKLAEALYIADRKAREAVEMRAQVEKKMAQKEKEKKEEKLRELAQMARDRRAGIKSHGDKAAGGEDGEARERDEIRHDRRKERQHDRNISRAAPDKRSKLQRDQDRDISELIALGMPNPRSASEAQYDQRLFNQSKGMDSGFAGGEDDTYNVYDQPFRGGRDMASNIYRPSKNIDKDTYTDDFETLMQNNRFVPDKEFSGADHAQRREGPVQFEEDPFGLDKFLEEAKQHGGSKRPSTSGRSKDDYHDKKRRKE, from the exons atgtcTCTGACGAC CTTTTTACCGGCGCCGACCCAGCTGTCCCAGGACCAgctggaggcagaggagaggctCCGAGCTCAGAAGTCCTACTCCACCGCCCTGGTGTCGTCCCGGAGAGAGCCCCCTCCTTACGGACACAGGAAAGGCTGGGTGCCTCGCACATTTGAG GACTTTGGAGATGGAGGTGCTTTCCCAGAGATCCATGTGGCCCAGTTTCCTCTGGAGATgggcaggaagaagaagacatcAAATGCCCTTGCGGTTCAGGTGGATGCAGAAGGAAAGATCAAATATGACTCGATTGCCAGACAAGGACAAGGCAAGGATAAG GTGGTCTTCAGTAAGTACACAGACCTTCTTCCAAAGGAAGTTTTGAATGAAGACATTCCAGAACTTCAGAAGCCTGATGAGGAGGCTGTCAAAGAG CTCACAGAAAAGACTCGGGCTGCTCTGGATAAGCAAGTGTCTCAGAAGATTGCTGCTGCTATGCCAGTAAGAGCAGCCGACAAACAAGCTCCAGCACAGTACATCAG aTACACACCGTCCCAACAGGGAGTGGCATTTAACTCGGGGGCCAAACAGAGGGTAATTCGTATGGTAGAAATGCAGAAAGATCCCATGGAACCTCCACGTTTCAA GATCAATAAAAAGATTCCTCGGGGACCTCCTTCTCCCCCTGCCCCTGTTATGCATTCCCCAAGCAGAAAG ATGACAGTCaaggagcagcaggagtggaAGATTCCTCCATGCATCTCCAACTGGAAGAATGCAAAG GGTTACACTATTCCTCTTGACAAACGTCTGGCTGCTGATGGCAGGGGGCTGCAAACAGTTCACATCAATGAAAACTTTGCCAAGCTGGCTGAGGCGCTCTACATCGCTGATAGAAAG GCCAGAGAGGCAGTGGAGATGAGAGCTCAGGTTGAGAAGAAGATGGCCcaaaaggagaaggaaaagaaggaggaaaaacTGAGGGAACTGGCCCAGATGGCTCGAGATCGCAGGGCAGGGATCAAAAGCCATGGGGACAAAG CAGCAGGTGGTGAGGACGGTGAGGCCAGAGAGCGTGACGAGATCCGCCATgacagaaggaaagagagacagcacGACAGGAACATTTCCAGGGCTGCTCCTGATAAGAG GTCGAAGCTGCAGAGAGATCAGGACAGGGACATCAGTGAGCTCATCGCTCTGGGCATGCCCAACCCTCGTTCTGCCAGTGAGGCCCAATACGACCAGAGACTCTTCAACCAGAGCAAG GGTATGGATAGTGGTTTTGCAGGTGGTGAGGACGACACATACAACGTGTATGACCAGCCGTTTCGCGGCGGCAGAGACATGGCTTCAAACATCTACAGACCCAGCAAGAATATCGATAAGGACACCTACACAGATGACTTTGAGACACTCATGCAAAACAACAG ATTTGTACCAGACAAAGAGTTCTCCGGTGCCGACCATGCACAGAGGCGAGAAGGTCCGGTGCAGTTCGAGGAGGATCCCTTCGGTCTCGACAAGTTCTTGGAGGAGGCCAAGCAGCACGGCGGCTCCAAGAGGCCTTCCACCAGCGGCCGCTCAAAAGACGACTACCACGACAAGAAACGCAGGAAGGAGTGA